The genomic stretch TAAAACCCGCGTTCTGCGGCAGGATGGTAAGCTCCTGCGTCAATTCGGCGATCAGAGAGGTCAGCTTCTGGCGGTCCACATGCACCCGGATGGGAATCTCTTTCCCCTCCCGGGCAACCCGGTACCGCTCCAGATAACGGTGGAGCAACCAGCCTCTGTGCCCTACGGATAGAGCCTCGCTGATTACCTTCGCGTGCTCGACACCGACACCCGCGCGCGCGAGCGGCAGTGCCCACGCCCGCCCGGCGCATTCTAACCGCACCGGCCGCAGCAGAAGCCGCGCCTCATAATCCCTGAGTCTGGCCAGCGCCTCGGCAGCGGTAAGCCCCTCGAAAGCCATCCCGCCAACCGTAACCCCAGGAACGATAACGTCTGGGGCAACGCAAACCCTCTCCGCCGCCCAGAGGCCAAGCAGCACCGCAAAGACCGTACCTAAAAGGGCGACTGCCGCAACCTGAAGCGACTTGCGGCGCAAAAAGCTGCCCCCTCCTACCTTTCGTCATCACCTAATTCCTGCATCTCTTCCCAGAGGTCCGCGACCTTTTCCCATTCCTCGTCTTCTGGGTCAACCAGGATTTCGTTGCCTTCCTCGTCCTGGCTGTACTTTAAAATGATGACCTCGGCAACCTCCGCATCATCCTGCCCTAAAGGAAAGAGGATCGCGTACTCCGCTCCGTCAACCTCCAGGACATCGAGTAATTCGAAATCGTGCTCTTCCCCTTCTTCATCGACCAGCGTGATGATTTCGCCCGTTTCTTCAGCCATCGTATCACCCTTCTCCTTCTCGTTTATTCTCCTTAACATGAGGCAAAGATACTGGAATTATATACCTTCGCCAAGAGGACGTCAAGCCCTGCCGGGATCGGTCAGCCGCCGGTGGTCAAGGTAATTCTGCAGGATCAAGACGGCGGCGAGCTTATCGATCACCCGGCGCCGCTTTTCCCGCCGCACGTCCGCCGCGATCAAGTGGCGTTCCGCAGCCCGCGTAGAAAAACGCTCGTCCCACAGCTTCACTGCCAACCCTTCTTTTTCCAGCCGGGCCGCGAACTCTAAGACCTTCCTGGCCTGCGGGCCTACCCTCCCGTTGAGGGAACGCGGTAGCCCGACAACCACCTCGCAAACGTCGTGCGCCGCCACCAGCGAAAGGATTTTTGCCACATCATCATTTATACTTCCCCGCTCTAAGACCGTTAACCCCTGGGCCGTGATGCCTAAGGGGTCGCTTAGCGCAACACCTATCGTCCGGTCCCCCACATCAA from Thermodesulfitimonas autotrophica encodes the following:
- the ruvX gene encoding Holliday junction resolvase RuvX: MRFLGLDVGDRTIGVALSDPLGITAQGLTVLERGSINDDVAKILSLVAAHDVCEVVVGLPRSLNGRVGPQARKVLEFAARLEKEGLAVKLWDERFSTRAAERHLIAADVRREKRRRVIDKLAAVLILQNYLDHRRLTDPGRA
- a CDS encoding DUF1292 domain-containing protein → MAEETGEIITLVDEEGEEHDFELLDVLEVDGAEYAILFPLGQDDAEVAEVIILKYSQDEEGNEILVDPEDEEWEKVADLWEEMQELGDDER